The DNA sequence ACCTCGATATGTGCACCTTCGGAGATAATAGGTAAGACAAACTCCTTATTCTGATTCACCTTCATGGGATAATGGAAATAGAATTTGCCACGGTATTTGTTGAGCCGAATATAATATTTGAAGGTGTTGATGAGTTCGTTTAAACGTTCCTCAATCACAAAAGGAAATACGACCTCAAGCGGAGTACCAAATCGCTTTACAAGATCGTGTATATTATACTGGTAATTACCCTCACGTACGATGAGCTCTGCATTTGAGGAGACATCGAAATGTTTTGTGGCAAGCTCCTCAATACCCAATTTCCACTTATGTCGTATATTATGTTTTTTCGTTTTTGCTTTGTCTTTTTTCTTCTTTACTTTATCTTTTTTCTTCTTTACTTTATCTTTTTTATTCATGGATGTTAAAAAGGGTAATGATTCTTTTGATAGGGATAATGTTTATTGAAACCTTTGAAAACGTGCTTATAGGTGAACTGAACGGCCGGGTATATTTGTGACATGGACTTTGAGTCAAGAACTTCTCCATTCCCATGACGAACTCTCTGAAAGAGAATTCAGTTGTATTTCGACCGAGGTAGTAATATTAGTTATTCTATGATATTGTATAGATGAAGCTCTTCTTTATCAAAGTAGTTATTTGCTCTTGCAAGGAGAAGCTCATCAATATCATCTCACGTTAAAACAAGAAGTTATAAAAAATAATTATAAGTATGTATTGTAACAAATTTAAGGAATTAAATAACACAAAATTTTAATAAATACAATATATTTTTCAAATTTTTACAGGGAAATAACCCTCTTTCTCTATTTTTCTGAAATTATTTCTGTCTTTGAAATTTTATTGCATTTCATGGAGAAATTTGTTTCACTAAATCGGGTTTCATTGGGGTCTGTATCTATACTGCATAAACTATTTAAAGGAGCCAATCAATTATGATGATACCAAGGTTGGTGTTCTTTACCAAAGGGGTAGGAAAGCATAAAGACAAATTGCAGTCATTTGAACTTGCCCTGAGGAAAGCGGGGATCGAGAAATGCAACCTGGTAAGGGTTTCGAGTATCTTTCCGCCAAATTGCAAAATTATTACAAGAGAACAGGGCGTTGCAATGCTAAAAGCAGGACAAGTGATTTTTTGTGTTATGAGTGAAAACTCCACCAGTGAGCCAAACCGTATGATCTCTTCATCTGTTGGCATGGCTGTACCCTCTGAGCATGCGCACTACGGATATCTTAGTGAGCACCATGCATTTGGTGAGACTGAAGAGAAATCGGGCGATTATGCAGAGGACCTTGCGGCTACCATGCTTGCGAGTACCTTAGGTATCGAATTTGATCCGGCAAAGAACTACGATGAGCGTAAAGAGATCTATAGAATGAGTGGCAAAATCGTAAAAACGAGGAATATTACACAAGCTGCACGGGGAGATAAGAATGGTTTGTGGACTACGGTAGTTGCTGCAGCTGTGTTTATTTTATAATCCTGTTTTATGCGATCTAAAAAAATGATTACCTTCCTAAAATATCTTCAGCATAACACATCAAATAGTATTGAACCAATGAGTATTTTTCTATTTTAATATTGAGAATTTTACCATGAAAGGGTGGCATGAACAAACCATGTCCCTGTATGCATTGGACAGGGATTGTTTGTCCGTGTTTGACTTGATATACCATGCAAGAAAGAGTGTCTTATAACATAGAGGTTATTACTACAGGAAGCATTGTTGCGCCCAGGGGATTTCAGGCAGGGACTACCTATTGTGGGATTAAGACGGTAAAGGATAGTCTTGATTTGGGTGTTATCTTTTCAGAATATCCTTCAACCGGTGCAGCACTATTTACAACAAATCAAATTTATGCAGCACCTGTAAAACTTAGTAGAAAGGCTGTTCAAAAGGGACGTACGCGGGCTATTGTTATCAATAGTGGAAATGCTAATGCATGTACAGGAGAACAAGGTGATAAAGATGCTGAAGAGATGGTACGGCTCACAGCAGAATGCCTTAAAATTTCTGAGGATGAGATACTTGTTGCCTCTACCGGGATCATAGGAAGACCTCTCCCCATGGATAAAGTTCGTGCTGGCATTCAGGCAGCAACGGCATCGATGGGAAACACCCCGGCGCATGGTAATGCCATGGCACGGGCTATTATGACAACGGATACCCGGCAAAAGGATATTGCCGTCAGATTAAAGATACAGAATAAGGATGTAATCCTTGGTGGTATTACCAAAGGTGCAGGAATGATTGCTCCTAACCTTGCTACCATGCTATGTTTCATTACAACAGATGTCTCCATGCCAGCCTCTCTTCTCGATAAATGTCTCAGGAAATCCGTAGAATCCTCTTTTAACCGCATTACCATTGATGGTCACACGAGCACAAACGATACCATTGCCATTATTGCAAACGGTGCCTCTGGGGTGAATATTCCTTCTAACAAGAGTGCTGATCAATTACCTTTGCAAATCTTCCAGCAAGGGTTGGATTATGTAACGGGCTATTTGGCAAAAGCTATTGTGAAGGATGGAGAAGGCGCTACAAAATTTATCCAAATCGATGTGATCGGTGCAAGGTCACGAGGCGATGCTGCACGGATTGCCCGATCAATTGCAGATTCTCCACTCGTAAAGACAGCAATCAATGGCGAAGACCCCAATTGGGGGCGTATCGTCTCTGCCGCTGGTTATGCAGGTGTAGAATTGAACGAATCAAAAACCAATCTCTACATCAACGATATCTTGATCTTTACTAAAGGAATGCCGACACAATGTGACCTTATTACATTAAGTACGTCCATGAAAAGTACAGATATTCAGATTCGCTTGGAACTTGGATTGGGTGATTACTCAGATACGGTATGGACATGTGACTTATCCCATGAGTATGTCACAATCAATGCAGAATATCATACATAAGCTTTCCCAACGCATATTTTAGCTGGTACAATTACTGTTGATTTCATTTATTGCTAAACTCAATTTTGTATAAGGCAGCATAATAGCTCAGGGCAAACACATCAAAATGAGAAGAGAGAAATAGGAGTAACAAAAGGGATTGCAAAGGAATAGGTCATTTTCTATGCTATAGTATTTTCAAGAATTATTGTTGGTATTGCAGTGAAAAGAAAGCTCGCTGGCTTGGAGTAATGGATTACCTCTTACAGTATTATTGGGATGATTTGATGCGTTTTCCCTGACCGCTACACAAGATTTATGCCTCCGGATAAACCAGGCTGTAGTGCCGACCTTTTTACATGACCCATTGAATTTACTGGCTGAGCGGCTCATACACCCCTCGAATTGTGAATGTCGGGTTAAGTCATATTCTTCTTATTTCCCTTGTATTTCGCTGCTCTGAGGTAAATTTATACTATTTCTATGCAACTTATGTATATATAGTCATTGACGGTGGTCTATTTCCCTGGATTGGGAAAAACTCAATATCTTTCATAATGCACACGAAAAGCGAAATAGCCTCAAACAGGGATATCCAAGACCTGTCTTGAAATTTATAAAAGATCGGGTTGAATACACCATTCCCAAGCGGTGTGAGCGCATATTTTGTATTCCAGTAAAAAATACAATCGAATACAAAGTGTCTTCAAAAGCCTGTAAACAATACAAAGATATACTGATCGATTATGAGAAAAATTTTGGGCATATTGATAATATATTTACCACAAAAATCCAAAAGAGAGAACTTACCGAAGGTGATTTGGTCTATTTTATTCCCAACGAAGGTGCAGACAAAACCGTACAGGCTATCATGCCTGTGCCTCTTTCACGGGTAACCGATAGCAGAACACTGGGAGAACGATTACCCCACAAAAATCTCTTACCTTGCATTCACGATGTTAATGAAGATCTTTCGTCCGGCATGTTAGACTCTCTTGATAAAAAACTCCTTTCCAT is a window from the Candidatus Jettenia sp. genome containing:
- a CDS encoding arginine decarboxylase, pyruvoyl-dependent, with amino-acid sequence MMIPRLVFFTKGVGKHKDKLQSFELALRKAGIEKCNLVRVSSIFPPNCKIITREQGVAMLKAGQVIFCVMSENSTSEPNRMISSSVGMAVPSEHAHYGYLSEHHAFGETEEKSGDYAEDLAATMLASTLGIEFDPAKNYDERKEIYRMSGKIVKTRNITQAARGDKNGLWTTVVAAAVFIL
- the argJ gene encoding bifunctional glutamate N-acetyltransferase/amino-acid acetyltransferase ArgJ gives rise to the protein MSYNIEVITTGSIVAPRGFQAGTTYCGIKTVKDSLDLGVIFSEYPSTGAALFTTNQIYAAPVKLSRKAVQKGRTRAIVINSGNANACTGEQGDKDAEEMVRLTAECLKISEDEILVASTGIIGRPLPMDKVRAGIQAATASMGNTPAHGNAMARAIMTTDTRQKDIAVRLKIQNKDVILGGITKGAGMIAPNLATMLCFITTDVSMPASLLDKCLRKSVESSFNRITIDGHTSTNDTIAIIANGASGVNIPSNKSADQLPLQIFQQGLDYVTGYLAKAIVKDGEGATKFIQIDVIGARSRGDAARIARSIADSPLVKTAINGEDPNWGRIVSAAGYAGVELNESKTNLYINDILIFTKGMPTQCDLITLSTSMKSTDIQIRLELGLGDYSDTVWTCDLSHEYVTINAEYHT